One Microbacterium sp. zg-B96 genomic region harbors:
- a CDS encoding serine hydrolase has translation MPIVLPALDPRATWSVRVVADDGTVLAEHAPDVVCETASVGKVFLLIEVARRLETGELSADQRIEIPAEHVVADSGLLYRMRDRQLSVYDAALLVGAVSDNLATNALLAMCGLAAVRAVAPALGYENTSLLDFIRNERTPDLPWTPSYGTAAELADLMRRLAAGEVISPAVSAQVSTWLAADTDTSMVADALLLDPLAHAEAEYQGMILRHKTGSTSFARIDVGHLAGPAAGVAYAVAANWKGAAKDLRAPVLDAMRAIGEELRGHVTGRARDEEEAE, from the coding sequence ATGCCGATCGTGCTGCCGGCGCTGGACCCCCGCGCCACCTGGTCGGTGCGCGTCGTCGCCGACGACGGCACGGTGCTCGCCGAGCACGCGCCCGATGTCGTCTGCGAGACGGCGAGCGTCGGCAAGGTGTTCCTGCTGATCGAGGTGGCCCGCCGGCTGGAGACGGGGGAGCTCAGCGCGGACCAGCGCATCGAGATCCCCGCCGAGCACGTCGTCGCCGACTCCGGGCTGCTCTACCGCATGCGTGACCGGCAGCTGAGCGTGTACGACGCGGCGCTGCTGGTGGGCGCGGTCAGCGACAACCTCGCGACCAATGCGCTGCTGGCGATGTGCGGGCTGGCGGCGGTGCGTGCCGTGGCCCCCGCGCTCGGGTACGAGAACACGTCACTGCTGGATTTCATCCGGAACGAACGCACCCCCGACCTGCCGTGGACGCCGTCGTACGGCACCGCGGCGGAGCTGGCCGACCTCATGCGGCGCCTGGCGGCCGGCGAGGTCATCTCGCCCGCGGTCAGCGCTCAGGTGTCGACCTGGCTCGCGGCCGACACCGACACCTCGATGGTCGCCGACGCACTGCTGCTGGATCCCCTCGCCCACGCTGAGGCGGAGTACCAGGGGATGATCCTGCGCCACAAGACCGGATCCACGTCGTTCGCACGCATCGACGTGGGTCACCTCGCCGGTCCCGCGGCGGGCGTCGCGTACGCGGTCGCGGCGAACTGGAAGGGCGCGGCGAAGGACCTGCGCGCCCCCGTGCTGGATGCGATGCGGGCGATCGGCGAAGAACTGCGCGGCCACGTGACCGGCCGGGCTCGCGACGAGGAGGAGGCGGAATGA
- a CDS encoding ABC transporter substrate-binding protein, with the protein MPNRPRTRARRALAVVAAAALIALPVGAAHASDTAPAARAVAAEATSTPDADATTFRIATSGFVDTFNPFVSIYLTPTNILRYVYEYLVQNDAEDGSPTKGLADSWEVEDGGMTWVYTLQDDLTWSDDEPITSADVVYTYEQMMSVPELSVANGNLVSNFESVEAPDDKTVVINLKTPQAPNPGTEVPIVPQHIWEEIDDPATFANDADVVGSGPYLLDSYSANQSITLRANPNFWQGAPAVDRIQYVYYTNSDAQVQALRSGEVDFVSGLTPTQFDALEDVEGITTHSGVGRRYHSISINHGTVTRDGQAYGTGNEALKDVNVRQALRLGTDTETLLERVMEGRGELATSFIPSSFPKWALPADDDVIMSYDPEAAMAKLEEAGWTVGAGGIREKDGTPLQLRLLVDADDLTEQSIAEYFVPWMAEIGVGITVESTDGDTISARSVAADYDLYFSGWSVNPDPDYQLGINLCSTLPTGTDGSGGTSQDGYCNEEFDELYAQQRSELEEEKRQEIVHEMLAMNYTDTAQIATWYANSLEAYRSDRFSGFTLQPAEGGIIASQAGYWGFLTVEPVEGAVSDEGGVPTGLIVTGVVVVLIVLGVLIFVLLRRRKMADVE; encoded by the coding sequence ATGCCCAATCGTCCTCGGACCCGTGCCCGCCGGGCGCTGGCAGTGGTCGCGGCAGCCGCGCTGATCGCACTGCCGGTCGGCGCCGCACACGCATCGGATACGGCCCCTGCCGCCCGTGCCGTGGCCGCCGAAGCCACGTCGACGCCTGACGCCGACGCCACGACCTTCCGCATCGCCACTTCCGGTTTCGTCGACACGTTCAACCCGTTCGTGTCCATCTACCTGACGCCGACGAACATCCTGCGCTACGTCTACGAGTACCTCGTGCAGAACGACGCCGAGGACGGCTCGCCGACGAAGGGTCTTGCCGACAGCTGGGAGGTCGAAGACGGCGGCATGACCTGGGTCTACACGCTGCAGGACGACCTGACCTGGTCGGACGACGAGCCCATCACCTCGGCAGACGTCGTCTACACCTACGAGCAGATGATGTCCGTGCCCGAACTGAGCGTGGCCAACGGCAACCTGGTGTCGAACTTCGAAAGCGTCGAGGCACCCGACGACAAGACCGTCGTCATCAACCTGAAGACCCCGCAGGCACCCAACCCGGGCACCGAGGTGCCGATCGTCCCCCAGCACATCTGGGAGGAGATCGACGACCCGGCGACCTTCGCCAACGACGCCGACGTCGTCGGCTCGGGGCCCTACCTGCTCGACAGCTACAGTGCGAACCAGTCGATCACGCTGCGCGCCAACCCGAACTTCTGGCAGGGGGCTCCCGCGGTCGACCGCATCCAGTACGTCTACTACACCAACTCCGACGCGCAGGTGCAGGCGCTGCGCTCGGGCGAGGTGGACTTCGTCTCCGGACTCACCCCGACCCAGTTCGACGCGCTGGAGGATGTGGAGGGCATCACGACGCACTCCGGTGTGGGGCGTCGCTACCACTCCATCAGCATCAACCACGGCACCGTCACCCGTGACGGGCAGGCATACGGCACCGGCAACGAAGCACTCAAGGATGTCAACGTGCGCCAGGCGCTGCGCCTGGGAACCGACACCGAGACCCTGCTCGAGCGAGTGATGGAGGGTCGTGGCGAGCTGGCCACCAGCTTCATCCCCTCGTCGTTCCCGAAGTGGGCCCTTCCCGCCGACGACGACGTGATCATGTCGTACGACCCCGAAGCGGCCATGGCCAAGCTCGAGGAAGCCGGCTGGACCGTGGGCGCGGGCGGCATCCGCGAGAAGGACGGCACCCCGCTGCAGCTGCGCCTGCTGGTGGATGCCGACGACCTCACCGAGCAGTCGATCGCCGAGTACTTCGTGCCGTGGATGGCCGAGATCGGTGTCGGCATCACGGTGGAATCCACCGACGGCGACACCATCAGCGCCCGTTCGGTCGCGGCTGACTACGACCTGTACTTCAGCGGGTGGAGCGTCAACCCCGACCCCGACTACCAGCTGGGCATCAACCTGTGCTCGACGCTGCCCACCGGCACCGACGGCTCCGGCGGCACCAGCCAGGACGGCTACTGCAACGAGGAGTTCGACGAGCTGTACGCTCAGCAGCGCTCCGAACTGGAGGAGGAGAAGCGCCAGGAGATCGTCCACGAGATGCTGGCGATGAACTACACCGACACCGCGCAGATCGCCACGTGGTACGCCAACTCGCTGGAGGCCTACCGCTCCGACCGGTTCTCCGGCTTCACGCTGCAGCCCGCCGAGGGTGGCATCATCGCCAGCCAGGCCGGCTACTGGGGCTTCCTCACCGTTGAGCCGGTCGAGGGCGCCGTCAGCGACGAGGGCGGTGTGCCCACCGGCCTCATCGTCACCGGAGTGGTCGTCGTGCTGATCGTCCTCGGCGTGCTGATCTTCGTCCTGCTGCGACGTCGCAAGATGGCCGACGTCGAATGA
- a CDS encoding ABC transporter ATP-binding protein, with protein sequence MPDLTFEDVSITYTTAGRGSRGEIAAVRGVTLRLPAGGTLGIAGESGSGKSTLAMSVLRLLPGNATLTGRVLVGDTDVTELSFGGLRALRWADASIVFQGAMHSLNPVRTVGQQILEALELHVADSWKTEAARKERVAELLRAVDLPPLKAQSYPHELSGGQKQRIMIAMALACEPQIIIADEPTTALDVIVQQQILEMISRLVTERGISLLMISHDLSVLASACERIAIMRNGELVEVGDAHEVCTQGEHPYTRQLADAFPTIGDPASRRNPVTRRERTGAASDVRPSAMTDEVLLEAKGLSVTFHSRSRSARAVKGVDLVVRRGEILALVGQSGSGKTTLARTLVGLQQPDPGSVVRFRGRDLPRKGKGLHAFRKEVQMVLQDPTAALNPKLSVYESVAEGLRVQHFRGDEKQRVAQSLVDAELTPPEDFFTAIPQELSGGQRQRTVIAGALAVGPQLLVADEPVASLDASARGEILGLLMSLRDRLGLSALVITHDLGLAWNIADTVAVMLEGEIVEYGPTEQVLLRPQHVYTRQLLSAAPTIHRAIA encoded by the coding sequence ATGCCCGACCTCACGTTCGAAGATGTCTCGATCACCTACACCACGGCGGGCCGCGGATCCCGGGGCGAGATCGCCGCGGTGCGGGGCGTGACACTGCGCCTTCCCGCCGGGGGCACTCTGGGCATCGCGGGGGAGTCGGGCTCGGGGAAGTCCACGCTCGCGATGAGCGTGCTGCGGCTGCTGCCGGGCAACGCGACCCTCACCGGCCGCGTGCTCGTCGGTGACACCGACGTGACCGAGCTGAGTTTCGGCGGGCTGCGGGCGCTGCGCTGGGCGGATGCCTCGATCGTCTTCCAGGGCGCGATGCACTCGCTCAACCCGGTGCGCACCGTCGGCCAGCAGATCCTCGAGGCCCTCGAGTTGCACGTCGCCGACTCCTGGAAGACCGAGGCGGCGCGCAAAGAACGGGTGGCGGAGCTGCTGCGCGCCGTGGACCTTCCCCCGCTGAAGGCACAGTCCTACCCGCACGAGCTGTCGGGCGGGCAGAAGCAGCGCATCATGATCGCGATGGCACTGGCGTGCGAACCGCAGATCATCATCGCCGATGAGCCGACCACGGCGCTGGACGTGATCGTGCAGCAGCAGATCCTGGAGATGATCAGCCGGCTCGTCACCGAACGCGGCATCTCGCTGCTGATGATCAGCCACGACCTGTCGGTGCTCGCCTCGGCGTGCGAGCGCATCGCGATCATGCGCAACGGCGAACTGGTGGAGGTGGGCGACGCCCACGAGGTGTGCACGCAGGGCGAGCATCCCTATACGCGTCAGCTCGCCGACGCGTTCCCCACGATCGGCGACCCGGCCTCGCGCCGCAACCCGGTGACGCGGCGGGAGCGCACGGGCGCGGCATCCGATGTCCGGCCCAGCGCCATGACCGACGAAGTACTGCTGGAGGCCAAGGGACTGAGCGTCACCTTCCACAGCCGGTCGCGGTCCGCCCGCGCCGTGAAGGGCGTGGACCTGGTGGTGCGGCGCGGCGAGATCCTGGCGCTCGTGGGCCAATCCGGATCGGGCAAGACCACCCTCGCCCGCACTCTCGTGGGGCTGCAGCAGCCCGATCCCGGGTCGGTGGTGCGCTTCCGCGGCCGGGACCTGCCCCGCAAGGGCAAGGGGCTGCACGCGTTCCGCAAGGAGGTGCAGATGGTGCTGCAGGACCCCACTGCGGCGCTGAACCCCAAGCTCAGCGTGTACGAATCGGTCGCGGAGGGGCTGCGGGTGCAGCACTTCCGGGGGGATGAGAAGCAGCGAGTGGCGCAGAGCCTGGTGGATGCCGAGCTGACGCCGCCGGAGGACTTCTTCACCGCGATCCCGCAGGAGCTCTCCGGTGGCCAGCGGCAGCGCACGGTGATCGCCGGTGCGCTGGCGGTCGGGCCGCAGCTGCTGGTGGCCGATGAGCCCGTCGCTTCGCTGGACGCGTCGGCGCGCGGTGAGATCCTGGGGCTGCTGATGTCGCTGCGGGACCGGCTGGGCCTCAGCGCCCTCGTGATCACCCACGACCTGGGGCTGGCGTGGAACATCGCCGACACCGTCGCGGTGATGCTCGAGGGCGAGATCGTCGAGTACGGCCCCACCGAGCAGGTGCTGCTGCGCCCGCAGCACGTGTACACCCGGCAGCTGCTGTCGGCCGCTCCCACCATCCACCGGGCGATCGCGTGA
- the lysS gene encoding lysine--tRNA ligase: MTEQHPSTPPEPSSEEDVFEQKAVRLAKRERLIAERTDAGGGAYPVSVPVTDTIPELRERFADLEAGDETGVTAGVAGRVVFSRNTGKLCFASLQAGDGSRIQAMVSLAEVGEQSLQDWKDLVDLGDHVFVSGQVISSRRGELSIMVREWTIAAKALLPLPNLYTELSEESRVRSRYLDLIARDQARDAVLARAKVNASLRRTFTDHGFIEVETPMLQVQHGGAAARPFVTHSNAFDTDLYLRIAPELFLKRAVVGGIDRVFEINRNFRNEGADSTHSPEFAMLEAYQAYSDYNGIADLTQELVQNAAIAVTGGTTVTWADGTEYDLGGQWDRISMYESLSAASGRTITPQTPLDELTAFAAEVGVEVPAKIATPGKFVEELWEHFVKRDLTRPTFVMDFPLDTSPLVREHRSIPGVVEKWDLYIRGFELATGYSELVDPVIQRERFVEQTKLAARGDDEAMRVDEEFLRALEHAMPPTGGMGMGIDRLMMAITGLGIRETILFPLVK, translated from the coding sequence GTGACTGAGCAGCACCCGTCGACGCCCCCCGAGCCGTCTTCCGAAGAGGACGTTTTCGAGCAGAAGGCCGTGCGGCTGGCCAAGCGCGAACGCCTGATCGCCGAGCGAACGGATGCCGGTGGCGGCGCCTACCCGGTGTCGGTGCCGGTCACCGACACGATCCCGGAGCTGCGCGAGCGGTTCGCGGACCTCGAGGCGGGCGACGAGACCGGCGTGACCGCCGGTGTCGCCGGGCGCGTGGTGTTCAGCCGCAACACCGGGAAGCTCTGCTTCGCGTCGCTGCAGGCCGGCGACGGCAGCCGCATTCAGGCGATGGTGTCCCTCGCCGAGGTGGGCGAGCAGTCGTTGCAGGACTGGAAGGACCTCGTCGACCTCGGTGACCACGTCTTCGTCAGCGGTCAGGTCATCTCCAGCCGCCGCGGCGAGCTGTCGATCATGGTGCGCGAGTGGACGATCGCCGCCAAGGCGCTGCTGCCGCTGCCCAACCTCTACACCGAGCTGAGCGAGGAGAGCCGCGTTCGCTCGCGCTACCTCGACCTCATCGCGCGCGACCAGGCGCGAGACGCGGTGCTGGCGCGCGCGAAGGTCAACGCGAGCCTGCGCCGCACGTTCACCGACCACGGGTTCATCGAGGTGGAGACCCCCATGCTGCAGGTGCAGCACGGCGGGGCCGCCGCTCGCCCGTTCGTCACGCACTCGAACGCGTTCGACACCGACCTGTACCTGCGCATCGCGCCGGAGCTGTTCCTCAAGCGGGCCGTCGTGGGCGGCATCGACCGGGTGTTCGAGATCAACCGCAACTTCCGCAACGAGGGCGCCGACTCCACCCACAGTCCCGAGTTCGCCATGCTCGAGGCCTACCAGGCCTACAGCGACTACAACGGCATCGCCGACCTGACGCAGGAGCTCGTGCAGAACGCCGCGATCGCCGTCACCGGCGGCACGACCGTGACCTGGGCCGACGGCACCGAGTACGACCTCGGCGGCCAGTGGGATCGCATCTCGATGTACGAGTCGCTGTCGGCGGCATCCGGACGCACGATCACCCCGCAAACCCCGCTGGACGAGCTCACGGCGTTCGCCGCCGAGGTGGGCGTGGAGGTGCCGGCGAAGATTGCGACGCCCGGCAAGTTCGTCGAGGAGCTGTGGGAGCACTTCGTCAAGCGTGACCTCACCCGCCCCACGTTCGTCATGGACTTTCCGCTGGACACCAGCCCGCTGGTGCGCGAGCACCGGTCGATTCCCGGTGTCGTGGAGAAGTGGGACCTGTACATCCGCGGCTTCGAGCTGGCCACCGGATACTCCGAGCTGGTGGATCCCGTCATCCAGCGGGAGCGTTTCGTGGAGCAGACGAAGCTCGCCGCCCGCGGCGACGACGAGGCGATGCGCGTGGACGAGGAGTTCCTGCGCGCGCTCGAGCACGCCATGCCCCCCACCGGCGGCATGGGCATGGGCATCGACCGGCTCATGATGGCCATCACGGGGCTCGGCATCCGCGAGACGATCCTCTTCCCGCTGGTCAAGTAA
- a CDS encoding LD-carboxypeptidase, whose amino-acid sequence MSVTAVTAGRASYLASAPLQPGDRVRFVSPSGPGNAESLERAVGYYRDWGLDVVVGDHVLDPHPRASYLAGSDDVRRQDLVDAWCDPDTDAVVCLRGGYGAMRLLDGIDWSRMRASALRRDGRPKLLTGSSDVTALHEAFRVHLDVPTLFCPMPGNDVFRDATSVRGDVHRWLFEPWAGRSIVGPRTEVLVPGAAEGRFTGGNLSLLAMALGAAEAEARPGGILFLEDIDEEAYRLDSYLLQLQRAGRLADAAGIVLGSWHKCAEPGAVRALMQEYLGDLGVPVLWEQGFGHDPEALSVPLNVDGVLDAVQAGGGIRLAVAEAV is encoded by the coding sequence GTGAGCGTGACCGCCGTCACGGCGGGTCGCGCCTCCTACCTCGCATCGGCGCCGCTGCAGCCGGGCGACCGGGTGCGGTTCGTCTCGCCCTCGGGGCCCGGGAACGCCGAGAGCCTGGAACGCGCGGTGGGCTACTACCGCGACTGGGGACTGGACGTCGTCGTCGGCGACCACGTGCTCGACCCGCACCCGCGGGCGTCGTACCTCGCCGGTTCCGACGACGTCCGCCGGCAGGATCTCGTCGACGCGTGGTGCGACCCCGACACCGACGCGGTCGTGTGCCTGCGCGGCGGCTACGGCGCGATGCGGCTGCTGGACGGCATCGACTGGTCGCGCATGCGCGCCTCGGCGCTGCGCCGTGACGGGCGGCCGAAGCTGCTCACCGGCTCGTCGGATGTCACGGCGCTGCACGAGGCGTTCCGTGTGCACCTGGACGTGCCGACGCTGTTCTGCCCGATGCCCGGCAACGATGTCTTCCGCGATGCGACGTCGGTGCGAGGCGACGTGCACCGGTGGCTGTTCGAGCCGTGGGCGGGGCGCAGCATCGTCGGCCCCCGCACCGAGGTGCTCGTGCCGGGTGCGGCTGAGGGCAGGTTCACCGGCGGGAACCTGTCGCTGCTCGCGATGGCGCTCGGCGCCGCCGAGGCCGAGGCGCGCCCCGGTGGCATCCTGTTCCTCGAAGACATCGATGAAGAGGCCTACCGGCTGGATTCCTACCTGCTGCAGCTGCAGCGGGCGGGTCGGCTGGCCGATGCGGCGGGGATCGTGCTCGGGTCGTGGCACAAGTGCGCCGAGCCGGGAGCCGTGCGCGCGCTGATGCAGGAGTACCTGGGCGACCTCGGGGTGCCGGTGCTGTGGGAGCAGGGATTCGGCCACGACCCGGAGGCGTTGAGCGTGCCGCTGAACGTGGACGGCGTGCTCGACGCAGTTCAGGCGGGTGGCGGCATCCGCCTGGCCGTGGCGGAGGCGGTCTGA
- a CDS encoding ABC transporter permease, whose translation MSAVTASRSPRSMAWARRRAAFGQFAREFSHSRSGMVGLIFLVVIVTLAVFAPVLAPAWMLDVTRVMDSPRFAPPSWEHPLGTDHQGRELWVRMLWGAQVSLLVGFAATAMSMIIGTIVGIAAGHFTGFAGAVLMRIIDFFLVLPSLILAIVLSTVLSRGVWTIVIAIGLTSWAGTARVVRAQTLSVESRDYVERSRVLGAGHWHIIVKHLLPAVLPLVLANTTLTVGSAIISESTLAFLGLGDTTLQSWGAVLRNSMDVSAATSGYWWYVLIPGLAIVLVVLAFTLVGRAVETIVNPTLRSR comes from the coding sequence ATGAGCGCGGTCACCGCATCCCGTTCGCCGCGCAGCATGGCGTGGGCGCGGCGGCGCGCCGCCTTCGGGCAGTTCGCCCGGGAGTTCTCCCACAGTCGGTCCGGCATGGTCGGGCTGATCTTCCTGGTCGTCATCGTCACGCTCGCCGTGTTCGCACCGGTGCTCGCGCCGGCGTGGATGCTCGATGTGACCCGGGTGATGGATTCGCCGCGGTTCGCGCCGCCCTCCTGGGAGCATCCGCTGGGCACCGACCATCAGGGCCGGGAACTGTGGGTGCGGATGCTGTGGGGCGCGCAGGTGTCGCTGCTGGTCGGGTTCGCAGCCACCGCGATGTCGATGATCATCGGCACGATCGTGGGCATCGCGGCGGGCCACTTCACCGGGTTCGCCGGAGCCGTGCTCATGCGCATCATCGACTTCTTCCTCGTGCTGCCCTCGCTCATCCTCGCCATCGTGCTGTCCACCGTGCTCTCGCGCGGAGTGTGGACGATCGTCATCGCCATCGGCCTGACGTCATGGGCCGGTACGGCCCGGGTGGTGCGCGCGCAGACGCTCTCGGTGGAATCCCGTGACTACGTCGAGCGTTCCCGGGTGCTCGGGGCGGGCCACTGGCACATCATCGTCAAGCACCTGCTGCCGGCCGTGCTTCCCCTGGTGCTGGCCAACACCACCCTCACCGTCGGCTCGGCGATCATCTCCGAATCCACGCTGGCGTTCCTGGGGCTGGGCGACACCACACTGCAGTCGTGGGGTGCCGTGCTGCGGAACTCGATGGACGTCTCCGCCGCCACCAGCGGCTACTGGTGGTACGTGCTCATCCCGGGCCTGGCGATCGTGCTGGTCGTGCTCGCCTTCACCCTCGTCGGCCGCGCCGTCGAGACGATCGTCAACCCGACGCTGCGGAGCCGCTGA
- a CDS encoding ABC transporter permease: MTNTVPPTEEILLAESGSDGAPRRVSALSYFLTKLGGAAVSMVMVILLGFFAFKVLPGDPVASIARERQLSPEQIAQLRTQMGLDKPLWQQFVDYLVNVFTLNFGESYVYKMPVGELIGEYFWNTILLTGTSAVIAITLGLWLGQKAGWKPGSLFDRITSGMALVLWSVPTFWLALILLMIFGGTLGWFPTGGMTSPDPPADLFARMLDVAAHMVLPVITMVAVVYAQYVMVMRASLMEEKSADYLTTARAKGLRDDLVRRRHAVPNALLPAVTLMFLHIGGLIAGAVTVETVFSWPGLGKLTFEAISGPDLPLLQGTFVVFSAVIIATNLIADFIYRRLDPRVRRG; this comes from the coding sequence ATGACCAACACGGTGCCGCCCACCGAGGAGATCCTCCTCGCCGAGTCGGGTTCGGATGGTGCCCCGCGTCGCGTCTCGGCGCTGTCCTACTTCCTCACCAAGCTCGGCGGCGCCGCGGTGAGCATGGTGATGGTGATCCTGCTCGGGTTCTTCGCCTTCAAGGTGCTCCCCGGCGACCCCGTCGCCAGCATCGCCCGCGAGCGGCAGCTCAGCCCCGAGCAGATCGCACAGCTGCGCACCCAGATGGGGCTCGACAAGCCGCTGTGGCAGCAGTTCGTCGACTATCTGGTGAACGTGTTCACACTCAACTTCGGCGAGAGCTACGTCTACAAGATGCCGGTGGGCGAGCTCATCGGCGAGTACTTCTGGAACACGATCCTGCTCACCGGCACCTCCGCCGTCATCGCCATCACCCTCGGCCTCTGGCTCGGGCAGAAGGCCGGCTGGAAGCCGGGCTCGCTGTTCGACCGGATCACCTCGGGCATGGCGCTGGTGCTGTGGTCGGTGCCGACGTTCTGGCTCGCGCTGATCCTGCTCATGATCTTCGGTGGCACGCTGGGGTGGTTCCCCACCGGCGGCATGACCTCCCCCGATCCGCCCGCCGACCTGTTCGCTCGGATGCTCGACGTCGCGGCGCACATGGTGCTGCCGGTGATCACGATGGTGGCGGTCGTCTACGCGCAGTACGTGATGGTCATGCGCGCCTCGCTCATGGAGGAGAAGAGCGCCGACTACCTCACCACCGCCCGCGCCAAGGGCCTGCGCGACGACCTGGTGCGCCGCCGCCACGCCGTGCCCAACGCGCTGCTGCCCGCCGTCACGCTGATGTTCCTGCACATCGGCGGTCTCATCGCCGGTGCCGTCACGGTGGAGACGGTGTTCTCCTGGCCGGGGCTCGGAAAGCTCACGTTCGAGGCCATCAGCGGTCCCGACCTGCCGCTGCTGCAGGGCACCTTCGTCGTCTTCTCGGCGGTCATCATCGCCACCAACCTGATCGCCGACTTCATCTATCGACGGCTCGACCCGAGAGTGAGGCGCGGATGA
- a CDS encoding serine hydrolase has product MNIDFAEVEHQVPGLRFSALAVDLDDDTVVFAHQPDLVLSTASIGKIFLLHRLLTEVDRGERSLEDTVTRRPVEYIEDSGLWYLLQADTLSLYDVAALIGAVSDNAATNTLCRVIGLPVVQEHTRELGYRDSGLDDIVRWPRPAGAPPRLSHATATELVRFVRRTVLAEDLTPASAGTLQRWLGAGMDLSMVASGFHLDPLAHYDYDRDVWLWNKTGTNSSVRADIGLVMSPTRRIAYAVVANWTRGADEREPAMDAMRRAGDVMRSRLAEG; this is encoded by the coding sequence ATGAACATCGACTTCGCAGAAGTGGAGCACCAGGTGCCGGGGCTGCGTTTCTCGGCGCTCGCCGTCGACCTCGACGACGACACCGTGGTGTTCGCCCATCAGCCCGACCTGGTGCTGAGCACCGCGAGCATCGGCAAGATCTTCCTGCTGCACCGGCTGCTGACCGAGGTCGATCGGGGCGAGCGCTCCCTCGAGGACACCGTGACGCGGCGCCCCGTGGAGTACATCGAGGACTCCGGGCTGTGGTACCTGCTGCAGGCCGACACCCTGTCGCTCTACGACGTCGCGGCCCTGATCGGTGCGGTCAGCGACAACGCCGCGACCAATACCCTCTGCCGGGTGATCGGGCTGCCCGTCGTTCAGGAGCACACCCGCGAGCTCGGCTACCGGGACTCCGGCCTCGACGACATCGTGCGGTGGCCGCGTCCGGCGGGCGCTCCGCCGCGGCTGTCGCACGCCACCGCAACGGAACTCGTGCGGTTCGTGCGGCGCACCGTGCTCGCCGAGGACCTGACGCCCGCGTCGGCGGGCACGCTGCAGCGCTGGCTCGGGGCGGGCATGGATCTGTCGATGGTGGCATCCGGGTTCCACCTCGACCCGCTCGCCCACTACGACTATGACCGCGACGTCTGGCTGTGGAACAAGACCGGCACCAACTCGTCGGTGCGCGCCGACATCGGCCTGGTGATGTCGCCGACGCGGCGCATCGCGTACGCGGTGGTGGCCAACTGGACGCGCGGCGCCGACGAGCGCGAACCGGCGATGGATGCCATGCGGCGGGCCGGCGATGTGATGCGCAGCCGGCTGGCCGAGGGCTGA
- a CDS encoding DUF4192 domain-containing protein has translation MTTIVKAADAAHFLSLVPAVLGFTPTRSLVLVPFHRGRSIGAMRLDLPHSGADLDAFAATCLGMVCRLPDADALAAAVFTDQSCGEGLPGAALARSLRRAAEACGVHLTDALTVGCDGWGSHFDTQLPPGGRPLTALSLPPPATVQIASGDQASGAVLPPLDPGRAEAAAAALRSLRSALTTLCGDRDEAPDESPEDNDGTRIDPAALVAACRLDDVVEFFEQTLEVDAAALAPYDAALLLWCLSRPALRDVALVQWSADAERGIQALEAQRRWEEGAEYPPDLAMTMWGEGPRPDPDRLGRALAVARHAAALAPTPLRPGALATCAWLSWALGRSTHAERYARLAVQIEPEHGLSEIVLSFVAAGHLPDWAFRRS, from the coding sequence ATGACCACGATCGTCAAAGCCGCGGATGCCGCGCACTTCCTCTCGCTCGTTCCCGCCGTGCTCGGTTTCACCCCGACCCGCAGCCTCGTGCTGGTGCCGTTTCACCGCGGGCGCAGCATCGGCGCGATGCGCCTGGACCTGCCGCACTCCGGCGCCGACCTCGACGCGTTCGCGGCGACGTGCCTGGGCATGGTGTGCCGACTGCCGGATGCCGATGCGCTGGCGGCGGCGGTGTTCACCGACCAGTCGTGCGGCGAGGGTCTCCCCGGCGCCGCACTCGCGCGGAGCCTGCGACGGGCCGCCGAGGCGTGCGGGGTGCACCTGACCGATGCGCTGACGGTCGGCTGCGACGGCTGGGGTTCTCACTTCGATACCCAACTCCCGCCCGGCGGACGCCCGCTGACCGCGCTGAGCCTGCCGCCGCCGGCGACCGTGCAGATCGCCTCCGGCGACCAGGCTTCCGGCGCGGTGCTCCCACCGCTCGATCCCGGCCGCGCCGAGGCGGCGGCCGCCGCCCTCCGCTCGCTGCGCAGCGCGCTGACCACGCTCTGCGGCGACCGCGACGAGGCGCCGGATGAATCACCGGAAGACAACGACGGCACCCGCATCGACCCGGCGGCACTCGTGGCCGCGTGCCGACTCGACGACGTGGTCGAGTTCTTCGAGCAGACGCTCGAGGTGGATGCCGCCGCGCTCGCGCCGTACGACGCCGCGCTGCTGCTGTGGTGTCTGTCTCGGCCGGCGCTGCGGGACGTTGCCCTCGTGCAGTGGAGCGCGGACGCCGAACGCGGCATCCAGGCGTTGGAGGCGCAGCGCCGCTGGGAGGAAGGCGCCGAGTATCCGCCGGACCTCGCGATGACGATGTGGGGCGAGGGCCCGCGCCCCGACCCGGACCGGCTCGGCCGCGCCCTCGCGGTGGCCCGGCACGCCGCCGCGCTCGCGCCGACGCCGCTGCGCCCCGGCGCGCTCGCGACGTGCGCGTGGCTGTCATGGGCGCTGGGGCGCTCGACCCACGCCGAACGCTACGCACGGCTCGCGGTGCAGATCGAACCCGAGCACGGACTCAGCGAAATCGTGCTGTCGTTCGTGGCAGCCGGTCACCTGCCCGACTGGGCCTTCCGCCGCAGCTGA